From a region of the Rhipicephalus microplus isolate Deutch F79 chromosome X, USDA_Rmic, whole genome shotgun sequence genome:
- the LOC119176045 gene encoding death-associated protein 1 isoform X1 encodes MSAVEDCSELKGGHPPAVKAGGMRITQHKPAGSTHEKAPELKKDDGEDVVEEVSPSPPKPHLVISGVVAKGDADFPPEAVQVFHNKPQPSHEYRACSSKPTIIQQPRK; translated from the exons ATGTCTGCTGTCGAAGACTGTAGTGAGCTCAAAGGCGGCCATCCTCCAGCAG TTAAGGCCGGTGGCATGCGAATTACACAGCACAAGCCAGCAGGTAGTACTCACGAGAAAGCCCCCGAGTTAAAAAAGGATGACGGAGAAGATGTTGTTGAAGAGGTTTCTCCAAG CCCTCCAAAGCCACATCTTGTCATTTCGGGAGTGGTTGCCAAG GGAGATGCAGATTTTCCTCCAGAAGCAGTACAGGTGTTCCACAACAAGCCACAACCATCACATGAGTATAGGGCCTGTTCCTCCAAGCCAACTATTATCCAGCAGCCTAGGAAGTAG
- the LOC119176045 gene encoding death-associated protein 1 isoform X2, which yields MLVSRLVFLAQCKVKAGGMRITQHKPAGSTHEKAPELKKDDGEDVVEEVSPSPPKPHLVISGVVAKGDADFPPEAVQVFHNKPQPSHEYRACSSKPTIIQQPRK from the exons ATGCTGGTTTCCAGACTGGTCTTCCTTGCCCAATGCAAAG TTAAGGCCGGTGGCATGCGAATTACACAGCACAAGCCAGCAGGTAGTACTCACGAGAAAGCCCCCGAGTTAAAAAAGGATGACGGAGAAGATGTTGTTGAAGAGGTTTCTCCAAG CCCTCCAAAGCCACATCTTGTCATTTCGGGAGTGGTTGCCAAG GGAGATGCAGATTTTCCTCCAGAAGCAGTACAGGTGTTCCACAACAAGCCACAACCATCACATGAGTATAGGGCCTGTTCCTCCAAGCCAACTATTATCCAGCAGCCTAGGAAGTAG
- the LOC119176045 gene encoding uncharacterized protein LOC119176045 isoform X3: MSAVEDCSELKGGHPPAVKAGGMRITQHKPAGSTHEKAPELKKDDGEDVVEEVSPSDHEFTEERKGPKFSLEVGGKIGVKLSICKVTCVPSH; the protein is encoded by the exons ATGTCTGCTGTCGAAGACTGTAGTGAGCTCAAAGGCGGCCATCCTCCAGCAG TTAAGGCCGGTGGCATGCGAATTACACAGCACAAGCCAGCAGGTAGTACTCACGAGAAAGCCCCCGAGTTAAAAAAGGATGACGGAGAAGATGTTGTTGAAGAGGTTTCTCCAAG TGATCATGAATTCACTGAAGAAAGAAAGGGACCAAAGTTCTCTCTTGAGGTAGGAGGAAAAATTGGAGTGAAACTAAGCATATGCAAAGTCACTTGTGTGCCAAGTCACTAG
- the LOC119176045 gene encoding uncharacterized protein LOC119176045 isoform X4, which yields MLVSRLVFLAQCKVKAGGMRITQHKPAGSTHEKAPELKKDDGEDVVEEVSPSDHEFTEERKGPKFSLEVGGKIGVKLSICKVTCVPSH from the exons ATGCTGGTTTCCAGACTGGTCTTCCTTGCCCAATGCAAAG TTAAGGCCGGTGGCATGCGAATTACACAGCACAAGCCAGCAGGTAGTACTCACGAGAAAGCCCCCGAGTTAAAAAAGGATGACGGAGAAGATGTTGTTGAAGAGGTTTCTCCAAG TGATCATGAATTCACTGAAGAAAGAAAGGGACCAAAGTTCTCTCTTGAGGTAGGAGGAAAAATTGGAGTGAAACTAAGCATATGCAAAGTCACTTGTGTGCCAAGTCACTAG